The Pseudomonas sp. GD03919 region ATAGCGTGCGCAAGTTTCTCGACCAGGAGGCCGTGCCTTATCACCAGCGGTGGGAGAAGGACGGTCATGTCGACCGTGCGCTGTGGAACAAGGCGGGCGAGGCCGGCATGCTCTGTTCGCATATTCCCGAGGCGTATGGCGGTATGGCGGCTGATTTCCTCTACAGCACCGTGGTGATCGAGGAGATCGGCCGCCTGGGTCTGACCGGCATTGGATTTTCCCTGCACTCGGATATCGTTGCGCCCTACATCCTGCATTACGGCAGCGAGGCGCAGAAGCAACATTACCTGCCCAAGTTGGTGAGCGGCGAGATGGTCACCGCCATCGCCATGACCGAACCGGGTGCCGGTTCCGACCTGCAGGGCGTGAAGACCACTGCGGTGCTCGATGGCGACGAATACGTGATCAATGGCTCGAAGACGTTCATCACCAACGGCTGGCTGGCCGATCTGGTGATCGTCGTGGCCAAGACCGATCCCAAGGCTGGCGCCAAAGGCACCAGCCTGTTCCTGGTCGAGGCCAATACCCCCGGATTTTCCAAGGGCAAGCGCCTGGAAAAGGTCGGCATGAAGGCGCAGGACACCTCCGAGCTGTTTTTCCAGGACGTGCGCGTACCCAAAGAAAATCTGCTGGGGCAGCCAGGGATGGGCTTCGCCTACCTGATGCAGGAGTTGCCGCAAGAGCGCCTGACCGTGGGCATCGGTGCCCTGGCCTCGGCCGAAGCGGCGCTGCAGTGGACACTCGACTACACCCGCGAGCGCAAGGCCTTTGGCAAGGCCGTGGCGGATTTCCAGAACACCCGCTTCAAGCTGGCTGAGATGGCAACGGAGATTCAGGTTGGCCGCATTTTCATCGATCGCTGCCTGGAGCTGCACCTGCAGGGCAAGCTGGATGTGCCGACTGCGGCGATGATCAAGTACTGGAGCACCGATCTGCAGTGCAAGGTGCTTGATGAATGCGTGCAGCTGCACGGCGGTTACGGCTACATGTGGGAGTATCCGGTGGCGCGGGCCTGGGCCGATGCGCGGGTGCAACGCATCTACGCCGGCACCAACGAGATCATGAAGGAGATCATCGCTCGTTCGCTGGTGTAAATCCGTAGGGGGCGCTGTGCGCGCCTGCAACGCTGAGGTGCTTGGCGGTGCGCACGGCACACCCTGCGTGGTGCGTCAGGGCGCCGGGTTGGGTTCCGCCTTGTGAATCGCCTCGATACCGGCGAGCACTTCTTCGGAAAGCTTCAGCTCGGCGCTGGCCAGGTTGCTGTCCAGTTGCTCCAGGCTGGTGGCGCCGATGATGTTGCTGGTCACGAAAGGCTGCGCGGTGACGAAGGCCAGGGCCATCTGCGCGGGATCCAGGCCGTGTTCGCGGGCCAGAGCCACGTAGCGTGAACAGGCGGCTTCGGCTTGCGGATTGGTGTAGCGGGCGAAGCGGCTGAACAGGCTGATGCGCGCGCCGGCCGGGCGGGCGCCGCCTTCGTACTTGCCGCTGAGCATGCCGAAGGCCAGTGGTGAGTAGGCCAGCAGACCGCACTGTTCGCGAATCGCCACTTCCGCCAGGCCCACCTCGAAGCTGCGATTGAGCAGGTTGTAGGGGTTCTGGATCGACACGGCGCGCGGCCAGCCACGGCTCTCGGCCAGTTGCAGGAACTTCATCGTGCCCCAGGGTGTTTCGTTGGACAGGCCGATATGACGGATCTTGCCGGCCTTGACCTGCTCGTCGAGCACTTCCAGGGTTTCCTCCAGGGGCGTGAACTCGACGTCCTTGTGCTTGTAGTCGAGCTGGCCGAAGAAGTTGGTCGGGCGCTCCGGCCAGTGCAACTGGTACAGATCGATCCAGTCGGTCTGCAGGCGTTTCAGGCTGGCATCCAGAGCGGCGACGATGTGCTGGCGGTTGAATTTCAGCTGGCCATCGCGGATATGGCTGATGCCATTGCCGGGGCCTGCGATCTTGCTGGCCAGAATCCAGTCGGCGCGGTCGCCGCGCTGCCTGAAGTAGCTGCCGATGATTTGCTCGGTCTTGCTGTAGGTCTCGGCGCGCGGCGGCACCGGGTACATTTCGGCGGTATCGATGAAGTTGACGCCGCTGGCCTTGGCCCGCTCGATCTGGGCATGGCCTTCGCGCTCGCTGTTCTGCTCACCCCAGGTCATGGTGCCCAGGCACAGGGCGCTGACATCGAGTCCGGTTCGGCCTAGCTTGCGGTATTCCATGAGGTACTCCTTTGGCAAAACAGTCATACAAGCAGGTTGAATTTTTTTTCGCAATCCGGATAATCCGGCACCTCTTTCTGCGGTGGAAGTGATGCGCCGCCTGCCGAAGAATCTTGCCGTATTGTGGACGCGCTGACCCGAGCCCCCGATAGCGTCCGTATGCGGCTGCCTTTGACTTGTCAAAGTACGCACTATTCAGTAAGATCCGCCGTCTATTTTTGCTGGGCGGCCCCTGAGGCTATAAAGAATGAAAACTTTTACTGCTAAACCAGAAACAGTAAAGCGCGACTGGTTCGTCGTTGATGCTGCTGGTCAGACCCTGGGTCGTCTGGCCACTGAAATCGCGAGCCGTCTGCGTGGCAAGCACAAGCCTGAGTACACTCCTCACGTTGACACCGGTGACTACATCGTCGTGATCAATGCAGAGCAGGTGCGCGTGACCGGTGCCAAGACCAGCGACAAGATGTACTACTCCCACTCCGGTTTCCCGGGCGGCATCAAAGAAATCAACTTCGAGAAGTTGATTGCTCGTGCGCCTGAGCGCGTGATCGAGACTGCGGTCAAAGGCATGCTGCCGAAGAACCCGCTGGGTCGCGACATGTACCGTAAGCTGAAGGTGTACAAGGGTGCCACTCACCCGCACACTGCTCAGCAGCCCCAAGAACTGAAGATTTAACGGAATAGTTCATTATGTCGGCGACTCAAAACTACGGCACTGGCCGTCGCAAGACCGCAACCGCGCGCGTTTTCCTGCGTCCGGGTACTGGTAACATTTCGATCAACAATCGCGCCCTGGATTCCTTCTTCGGTCGTGAAACCGCTCGCATGGTCGTGCGTCAGCCGCTGGAGCTGACCGAGACCACCGAGAAGTTCGACATCTTCGTCACCGTTGCTGGTGGTGGTGTCAGCGGTCAGGCCGGCGCTATTCGCCACGGCATCACCCGCGCTCTGATCGAGTATGACGAGACCCTGCGCAGCCCGCTGCGTAAAGCCGGTTACGTCACTCGTGATGCCCGTGAAGTCGAGCGTAAGAAAGTCGGTCTGCGCAAAGCGCGTAAGCGTCCGCAGTACTCGAAGCGTTAATCGCGACTACGCTTCCCAAAAGCGCCCAGTTTCCTTACGGAGCTGGGCGTTTTTTATGGGGCGGGCAAAGTGCTGCGACAACGTGCCGCATATATGCAAGCCGCGCGCGGCAAGGCTTTCGCGGCTTACCTGGCAGGTAATTACCTTGTCAGAAAAGGGGCTTTTCTTTACCATTTGGCGAATTTTTTGCGCGGCCCGATTTTTACTTAGTAGAGGCCTGAACAACAGGCCACAAAGCTGATGGGAGACGACTGAATGAGCAATGACGGCGTGAATGCAGGCCGGCGTCGCTTCCTGGTTGCAGCCACCTCCGTGGTGGGTGCAGCAGGGGCGGTAGGTGCTGCGACTCCGTTCGTGGGGTCATGGTTCCCCAGTGCCAGGGCCAAGGCGGCCGGTGCACCGGTGAAGGTGAACGTCAGCAAGATCGAAGCAGGTCAGCAGATGGTTGCTGAGTGGCGCGGTCAGCCGGTGTTCATCGTGCGCCGTACTGAGGAAATTCTTGCCAATCTGACCAAGATCGAAGGCAGTGTCGCCGATCCTGAGTCTGCTGCCTCCGTGCAGCCGGAATATGTGGACAAGAAAACTCGCTCGATCAAGCCCGAGCTGCTGGTGCTGGTAGGCCTGTGCACCCACCTGGGTTGTGCGCCGTCCTTCCGTCCGGAAGTGGCGCCTGCCGATCTGGGGCCGGACTGGGTAGGTGGTTACTTCTGCCCTTGCCACGGTTCGCGCTACGACATGGCTGGGCGTGTCTACAAGGCACAGCCGGCGCCGCTGAACCTGCCGGTGCCGCCGTACAGCTACGAGACGGATGACATCATCGTCGTCGGTGTGGACCAGGAGAACGCCTGATGAGCAAATTCATGGAATGGGTGGATGCGCGCTTCCCCGCCACCAAGATGTGGGAAGACCATCTCTCCAAATACTACGCTCCGAAGAACTTCAACTTCTTCTACTTCTTCGGCTCGTTGGCACTGCTGGTGCTGGTCAATCAGATCGTTACCGGTATCTGGCTGACCATGAGCTTCGAGCCTTCGGCTGAAGGCGCATTTGCCTCCGTCGAATACATCATGCGCGATGTCGAGTACGGCTGGATCCTGCGCTACCTGCACTCCACTGGCGCCTCGGCGTTCTTCGTGGTGGTCTACCTGCACATGTTCCGTGGCTTGCTCTATGGCTCCTACCAGAAGCCGCGTGAGCTGGTGTGGATCTTCGGCATGCTGATCTACCTGGTGCTGATGGCTGAAGCCTTCATGGGCTACCTGTTGCCGTGGGGCCAGATGTCCTACTGGGGCGCCCAGGTTATCATCTCGCTGTTCGGTGCCATTCCGGTCATCGGTGACGACCTGACCCAGTGGATCCGTGGTGACTACCTGATCTCCGGGATCACCCTGAACCGCTTCTTCGCCCTGCACGTGATCGCCCTGCCGCTTGTTCTGCTCGGACTGGTCGTGCTGCACATCCTGGCACTGCATGAAGTCGGCTCGAACAACCCGGACGGCGTCGACATCAAGAAGTACAAGGACGAAAACGGCGTACCGCTGGACGGTATCGCATTCCATCCGTACTACACCGTGAAAGACATCGTCGGTGTCGTGGTCTTCCTGTTCGTATTCTGCTTCGTGGTGTTCTTCTTCCCGGAAATGGGCGGCTACTTCCTCGAGAAGCCGAACTTCGAAGCGGCCAACCCGTTCAAGACCCCTGAACACATCGCACCGGTTTGGTACTTCACCCCGTTCTACGCGATTCTGCGTGCGGTGCCGGACAAGCTGCTGGGCGTCGTGGCCATGGGGGCTGCCATCGCCGTGCTGTTTGTGCTGCCGTGGCTCGACCGTAGCCCGGTCAGGTCGATGCGCTACAAGGGTTGGATGAGCAAGATCTGGCTGGTGATCTTCTGCATCTCCTTCGTCATCTTGGGTGTGCTGGGTGTGCTGGCGCCGACCCCGGGTCGTACCTTGCTGTCGCAGGTGTGCACCTTCCTGTACTTCGCGTACTTCATTCTGATGCCGTTCTACACCAGGATGGAGAAGACCAAACCGGTTCCGGAAAGGGTGACTGGCTGATGAAAAAGCTCTTTGCTGCATTTGTTTTCGCTGCGCTGCCGGCTCTGGCCATGGGCGCTGTGAGCAATTATCCGCTGGATAAAGTGGACATCGATCTACGCGACAAGGCTGCTCTGCAGGACGGCGCGCGTACCTTCGCCAACTACTGCATGGGCTGCCATGCTGCCCAGTACCAGCGTTACGAGCGCGTTGCCGATGACCTCGGCATCCCGCACGAAATCATGCTCGACAATCTGGTGTTCAACGACGCCAAGATTGGCGATCACATGAAGATCGGCATGCGTCCTGACGACGCCAAGGCCTGGTTCGGTGCGGCTCCGCCCGATCTGACCCTGGTTGCTCGTGTGCGTGGTAACGACTGGCTGTATACCTATCTGCGTACCTTCTACGATGATCCTTCGCGTCCGCTGGGGGCCAACAACAAGGTCTTCCCCAACGTGGGTATGCCGAACGTGCTGGTCGCTCTGCAGGGTAAGCAGGTTATCGGCTGCAAGCAGGTCCAGGTGGTGGAGAACGGCAAGAAGCAGTTCGATCCGCTCACTGGCACGCCGATCACGCATGAAGCCTGTGATCAGCTGACCATCGAACCGAACACCGGCACGCTGAGCGAGGCCGAGTTCGACGAGAAGATCAAGAACCTGGTGACCTTCCTGGCCTACTCGGCCAACCCGGTCAAGCTGAAGTCCCAGCGCATCGGCACCTACGTGCTGCTGTACCTGGCGTTCTTCTTCGTGTTCGCCTACCTGCTCAAACGTGAGTACTGGAAGGACGTTCACTAAGTCGTCAACGCTGCTGCAACCTGCGCGCCCTGAGGGGCGCGCAGGTGCTTCAGGCCTGCCATTTCCGGCGATTGCCCTGAGCGTCGTCGTCTGTGACGAAAGAATTGCTCCGGCAATTTTTCCTGTTTCCGGATAATCAAAAAAGCGAGGAGGATCGCCATGGCGGTGACCAACCGGTTGACCTGCTACTCCGACCCCGCCGACCACTATTCCCATCGCGTGCGTCTGGTGCTCGCCGAGAAAGGTGTCAGCGTCGAGATCGTCGATGTCGAGCAGGGGCGTTGTCCGCCCAAGCTGGCCGAAGCCAATCCCTATGGCAGCGTGCCGACGCTGGTTGATCGCGATCTGGCGTTGTACGAATCGACCGTGGTCATGGAGTACCTGGATGAGCGCTATCCGCATCCGCCCCTGTTGCCCGTGTATCCGGTGGCGCGTGCCAACAGCCGTCTGCTGATGCACCGTATTCAGCGTGACTGGTGCGCGCTGGTTGATCGCATACTCGACAAGCGCAGCAAGGAAGCCGAGCGTCAGCTGGCGCGCAAGGAGCTGCGCGAAAGCCTGACGGGTGTGTCGCCGCTGTTCGCTGACAAGGCATTCTTTCTCAGCGATGAATTGAGCCTGGTCGATTGCTGTCTATTGCCCATACTCTGGCGTTTGCCGGTATTGGCTATCGAGCTGCCGCGTCCGGCCAAGCCCCTGATCGACTACATGGAACGCCAGTTCGCCCGAGAGGCCTTTCAGGCCAGTCTTTCCGCTGCCGAGCGCGCGATGCGCTGAGAAGGAGGAAGTCATGAATTCCAGTCGTCCCTACCTGGTGCGTGCCCTTTACGAATGGATCGTCGACAACGACTGCACCCCGCATTTGCTGGTCAATGCCGAGTATCCCGGGGTGCAGGTGCCGCCGGGTTTCGCCAGTGACGGCCAGATCGTGCTCAATACCTCGCCCAGCGCCGTGCGTCACCTGCATATGGATAACCAGGCGGTGAGCTTCGAAGGGCGCTTCGGTGGCGTCGCGCACAGCCTGTACATTCCGGTCGCGGCTATCCTGGCGATCTACGCGCGGGAAAATGGCCAGGGCATGGTTTTTGACATGGAGCCTTCCGTGGCCAGCGGCCCTGAAGAACCGGGGCCGGATGATGACGGGCCTGGCGGCGGTGAGTCGTCGCGACCCAGCGGTCGGCCGAGTCTGAAAGTGGTCAAATAGGCATCGGCAGCAGCACAAAAGAAAACGGGCGCCCAGGGCGCCCGTTTTGCTTATAGCTTGTGGCTTAGTTCGTGTATTCGAACAGGCGTATGACCTTCTGTACCCCCGATACACTCTGTACCACGCGAGTGGCAGCGTTGGCTTCCTCGCGGGTGACCAGGCCGAGCAGGTAGACGATACCGTTTTCGGTGACGACCTTGATCCGTGCGCTCGGTACGCTGCTATCGGCAATCATCTGTGTCTTGATCTTGGTGGTCAGTAGCGAGTCGTTGCTGCGTGCCAGCAGGGACGCCGGCCGTTGCACCTGCAGTTCGTTGTAGACCTTCTTTACGCCCTGTACCGCGCGCGCGGTTTGCGCCGCGAGATCCTTGAGCTCGCTGCGCGGGGTCTGTCCGGCGAGCAGGATCACACCGTTATAGCTGGTGACCACGATGCGCGAAGTCGGGCTGGACAGGTCGGCGTGCGCATTACTGATGCGCGACGCAACCTCCGGGCCAAGGAACTGGTCATCGATCTTGTTGCCGATGCTGCGGCTGCCGCAGCCTGCCAGAGTCAGGGTAACGGCCAGGGCGGCCAGAATCAGGGCGGAACGCTTCATTCTTCACTCCCAAACAATTGACTGTCGATCAGGTCGCACAGGCAGTGGATGGTCAGCAGGTGGACCTCCTGAATGCGTGCGGTAACTTTGGCTGGAACGCGGATCTCGACATCTTCCGGTAGCAGCAGCGAGGCCATGCCGCCGCCGTCTCGGCCGCTGAGGGCAACCACGGTCATTTCGCGATCATGTGCAGCCTGAATGGCCTGAATGACATTCGCTGAGTTGCCGCTGGTGGAAATGGCCAGCAGTACGTCGCCTGGCTGACCCAGTGCGCGGATCTGCTTGGAGAAGATCTCGTTGTAGCTGTAGTCGTTGGCAATCGAGGTAATGGTCGAGCTGTCGGTGGTCAGGGCGATGGCCGGCAGGCTCGGGCGCTCGCGCTCGAAGCGGTTGAGCAGTTCGGAGGAGAAGTGCTGGGCATCCCCGGCAGAGCCACCGTTGCCACAGGAAAGAATCTTGCCCTCGTTGAGCAGGGACTGGACCATCACCAGGCTGGCGTGCTCGATGTAGGGGGCCAGGACTTCCATAGCCTGCTGCTTGGTGTCGATGCTGGCTTGGAACAGCTGGTGGATTCGGGATTGCATGTCCATCGGTTAAACCTTGAATGTACGGCCGTCAGGCATCGAAGGCGTTCTTGATCCAGTCGAGGCGAGCGGCGCCGTCAGTGCTGATGGCGACCACATCGAAGCGGCAGGGGTGGCGGGTCCAGCGCGAGTGCTGCTGGAGGAAGAGCTCGGCGGCGATCACCAGCTTGCCACGCTTGCGTGCATCGATGCTCTCCAGGGCACCGCCCCAGGCGCTGTGGCGACGGGCGCGGACTTCGACGAATACTACTGTATCGCCGTCGAGCATGACCAGATCGAGCTCGCCACGGCGACAGCTCCAGTTCTGTTCGATCAGGCGCAGTCCATTCCGTTCCAGGTGTTGCCGTGCCGCCTGTTCGGCGGCGCGGCCCAGATCGTTGTGTGCGCTCAATTGATGCTGTCGGGGAGGCGTTGAACCTGGCCGCCGCGGAACTCGGCCCAGGGCAGTTGGCGTTCGATGCGCTGCTTGGCGTTCAGGCTAAGGCTGCCGGACAAGCCGTCGATGCGCGACTCCGGCAGCGCCTTGAGCTGGTCCAGGCGTGGTGCCAGGCGGTAGGCGTCGACGCCCATGGCATACAGGCGGCCGAGGCTGCCGCCCGCTTGCGGCCATTGGTTGCTGACTTCCTGGCGCAGCGGCGCGTGGGTGTCGAGCAGCCAGGGGGTTTCGCAGAAACGAATACCTTCGAGGTCCTGGTACTGGGCCTGGCTGTGGGCGCCGGTGAACAGGTGCGAGGTGGCGTAAACGGGCACGTCGCCAGCGTACTGGAAGGCCAGGGTTGGCTTGATCTGCTGGGCCTGTTGTGGGGTGGCGGCGAGGAAGATGAAGTCGACGTCCTGACGCCGCGCCGGTTGTGCGTCCAGGCTGGTACCCAGGGTGTTTTGCAGGCGGCGGGCGCGGGCCTCGCTTTCGCGCAGTTGGAACAAGTCGGCGATCTGCCGCGCCAGCTCCACCGGCTGGTCGACATGCTCGGCCGCGATCAGGGTGCCGCCCTGGGCCTGCCAGCTCTGACGGAAGGCGTCCAGTACGCGGTCGCCCCAGTCGCCGCGCGGCACCAGGGCCACGGCGCGACGCATGCCATCGTTCCAGGCGCGGCGTGCCACTTCGCGCGCTTCGTCCTCGGCGGCGAGGCCGAACTGGAACAGTTGCGCCGGGCCTTCCTGGCCGGCATCGCTGTAGTTCAGGGCGAGGGTAGTGATGGGCAGTTGTTCGCGATCGCTGAGTTGCTTGACCAGGGGTTTCTCCAGTGGGCCGACTACTAGTTGCACGCCGTCGGCCTGCGCTTGCTGGTAGAAGGCGTCCAGCGAGCCAATGCGCGAACTGTCGTATAGCTTGATATCCGGCGGGTTCTGTCCGGCCTGCTGGGCCTCGTAATGCGCGGCGAGGAAGCCGTCGCGCAGGGCGCGAGCAACGCTGGCCAGCTGGCCTTCCTGCGGCAGCAGCAGGGCGACGCGGGTCAGTGGCTGACTAGCCAGCTCGCGCAGTTTGCCTAGTGCTTCGGGCAGTTGTTCGGCGGCCGGATGCTGCGGATTTTGCGCAATCCATTGATCGATGGCGGCCTGCTGCTGTTCGAGCGTGGCGCTGCTTTTGGTCAGCTGGGCCAGCTCCAGCCAGCCGGCCAGGTCGCTGTCGGCACCGGCAGAGGTTTGCGCTGGCAGGCTGGACACCAGTGCCCAGATGTTTTCGTGGTTGTCATGGGCGGCCTGGCCGCTCAGCAGCGGGGCGATGAACACGCGCTCGCGTGCGGCGGCGAGGGTCTGACCATCGGCTTCCAGGGCACGGGCACGCACCAGTTGGGCACGAATCTGTTGCTCGACCGGCAGCTCACCCAGGCGCTCGAGGCTGGGGTGCTGCAGGGCTTTCAGTGCGCTCTTGGGCTGCTTGCGCGCCATGGCCAGTTCGGCTTTCAGGGTGCTGGTGAAAATCTGTTGCGCGGGTTGCAGGCTGGCGATATCGATCTGCTCGAGAATGCGACTGGCGCGGGCCACGTCATTTTGCTGGTAGCTCTGGTCGGCGGCAGAGAGGCGCAGCAGGGCGGCCTGTTCCGGTTTGCTCTCGGCAGCCTGCTGGAGCATCTGTTCGATGCTGGCTTGTGGCGTGCGTGGCAGCTGGCCCAGGTTGTTCGAGGGCGAGCTGGCGCAGGCAGCGAGCAGGCCGGCCAGAAACAGAGCGGAGAGAGGGCGCAGGCTAGCGATCATCGGTTCATCCTGATACTTGAGCAAAACGAGCGGCGATTGTACCCAAGGGGCGACATCCGTGCGATGCCGCCGGGGCGGAACCGGCTAGAATGAGCACTCTTTCAATTAACGAGGTGTTTCCAGTGAGTCAGCCCGCCGTCGCAACTGTCCAGCCAGGCAGCCTTTATGTGGTCGCTACGCCCATTGGCAACCTGGATGACATCAGCGCGCGGGCCTTGCGGATTCTGCGCGAGGTAGCGCTGATCGCCGCTGAAGACACCCGGCATTCGGCGCGCCTGCTGCAGCACTTTGGCATCCAGACCCCCTTGGCGGCTTGTCACGAGCACAACGAGCGCGATCAGGGCGGTCGTTTTCTGGCGCGGCTGCAGGCCGGGGAGGATGTCGCGCTGATTTCCGATGCGGGCACGCCGCTGATTTCCGACCCCGGTTATCACCTGGTACGCCAGGCGCGTGCGGCGGGCTTCGCCGTGGTGCCGGTGCCGGGGGCCTGCGCACTGATCGCGGCGCTCTCGGCTGCTGGCTTGCCATCGGATCGATTCATCTTCGAAGGCTTCCTGCCGGCCAAGGCGGCGGGGCGTCGTGCGCGCCTGGAGCAGGTGCGCGAAGAGCCGCGCACGCTGATTTTCTACGAAGCGCCGCACCGGATTCTCGAATGCCTGCAGGACATGCGCGAGGTATTTGGCGATGATCGCCCTGCCTTGTTGGCGCGTGAGCTGACCAAGACCTTCGAGACCCTGCAGGGGTTGCCGTTGGCCGAGCTGTGCGAGTGGGTCGCGGCAGACAGTAATCAGCAGCGCGGCGAGTGCGTGGTGCTGGTGGCAGGCTGGCAGGCACCGGAAGGTGAGGAGGCGGTCAGCGCCGAGGCATTGCGCGTGCTCGATCTGTTGCTGTCGGAAATGCCGCTCAAGCGTGCGGCCGCCTTGGCTGCGGAGATCACCGGGGTGCGCAAGAATGTGCTTTATCAGGTGGCGCTGGAACGCAAGGGATGAGGTTGTCGCAGGAGCGAGCTCTGCAGAGGGCGCGCTGGGCTAATGCCAGTCAGTTAAGCGTCGACGCTGTCAGTGCGTAGGAGTGGCGCCTCGCCGCGAACCAGGGTGATGCGCAATTGACATTCGCCCCGGGGCGGGGCTCCTACGAAAGGCCGCTTTGGTGGCCTTATCTGATCGGCATTAGGCGCGCCAGGCTGCTTTTTCTTGCCGCCGGTAGCTTGCGGCTTGCGGCTTTGTTAACCTTGCCGGCGGAGAGTCGATCGGACAGTCGCTGCCTTCGCAAGAAGGGGGAGGAAAGTCCGGGCTCCATAGGGCGGAGTGCCAGGTAACGCCTGGGAGGCGTGAGCCTACGGAAAGTGCCACAGAAAATAACCGCCTAAGCGTTTCGGCGCCGGTAAGGGTGAAAAGGTGCGGTAAGAGCGCACCGCACGGCTGGCAACAGTCCGTGGCTAGGTAAACCCCACTCGGAGCAAGACCAAATAGGGTTCCATCGGCGTGGCCCGCGCTGGAACCGGGTAGGTTGCTAAAGGCGTGCAGTGATGTACGTCGTAGAGGAATGACTGTCCTCGACAGAACCCGGCTTACAGATCGACTCTCCTCCTTTTTCCTCGCTATACCCTTCTATTCCCCGCTCGTCTGATACCAAAAAAATCTTACTCTTAACAAATCACTTTAAGTTCGGGTTTCAGCTCGCTGCAATGGCTCGAATTTGTCCGATGAAAGTCGCCCCAGGCATCTCTTTCCCCCTCGTTTTTGTGCGCTAAATCTCCGTCCTGTAAGGATTTTTCCCTTTCCGAGCGCCTTGACGGTGGGGCGCATGCGTTTCTATAGTGTGCGTAAGTGGTAAAAAGTGGCATGAAGTGGGTTTTTATGGGCACGGACAGCTAATTACAGGGGAAGCGCAACCGTGTTTCGCGGAGCTAACGCCATCAGTCTCGACGCCAAAGGGCGCCTCGCGATGCCGAGTCGGTATCGTGACGAGCTCGTTTCGCGTTGCTCAGGCCAGCTCATCGTGACCATCGACATCAATGACCCCTGCCTGAACATCTATCCCCTGGTGGAGTGGGAGCGGATCGAGGAAAAGCTGAGCGTGTTGGCCTCCCTGGATGAGAAGAACCGGATCCTGCAGCGTCTGCTGGTCGGGAATGCGGTGGATCTCGAAATGGACGGCAGTGCGCGCATCCTGATCCCGCCGCGCCTGCGTGAACACGTCAAGCTGGACAAGCACGCAATGCTCGTCGGCCACCTGAACAAGTTCCAGTTGTGGGATGAAGAAACCTGGAATGCCCAAGCTGCAAACGACCTGGCCGCCATCAAGCAGCCGGGAGCCCTTTCCGATGAACTGCGTAGCCTGATCCTGTGACCATGACCGATAGTTTCCGCCATATCACCGTGCTGCTCGACGAAGCCGTCGAGGGGCTGGCTGTACGCGCGGATG contains the following coding sequences:
- a CDS encoding glutathione S-transferase N-terminal domain-containing protein, whose protein sequence is MAVTNRLTCYSDPADHYSHRVRLVLAEKGVSVEIVDVEQGRCPPKLAEANPYGSVPTLVDRDLALYESTVVMEYLDERYPHPPLLPVYPVARANSRLLMHRIQRDWCALVDRILDKRSKEAERQLARKELRESLTGVSPLFADKAFFLSDELSLVDCCLLPILWRLPVLAIELPRPAKPLIDYMERQFAREAFQASLSAAERAMR
- the rpsI gene encoding 30S ribosomal protein S9 — encoded protein: MSATQNYGTGRRKTATARVFLRPGTGNISINNRALDSFFGRETARMVVRQPLELTETTEKFDIFVTVAGGGVSGQAGAIRHGITRALIEYDETLRSPLRKAGYVTRDAREVERKKVGLRKARKRPQYSKR
- the petA gene encoding ubiquinol-cytochrome c reductase iron-sulfur subunit is translated as MSNDGVNAGRRRFLVAATSVVGAAGAVGAATPFVGSWFPSARAKAAGAPVKVNVSKIEAGQQMVAEWRGQPVFIVRRTEEILANLTKIEGSVADPESAASVQPEYVDKKTRSIKPELLVLVGLCTHLGCAPSFRPEVAPADLGPDWVGGYFCPCHGSRYDMAGRVYKAQPAPLNLPVPPYSYETDDIIVVGVDQENA
- a CDS encoding acyl-CoA dehydrogenase family protein → MIPRTLFSSDHELFRDSVRKFLDQEAVPYHQRWEKDGHVDRALWNKAGEAGMLCSHIPEAYGGMAADFLYSTVVIEEIGRLGLTGIGFSLHSDIVAPYILHYGSEAQKQHYLPKLVSGEMVTAIAMTEPGAGSDLQGVKTTAVLDGDEYVINGSKTFITNGWLADLVIVVAKTDPKAGAKGTSLFLVEANTPGFSKGKRLEKVGMKAQDTSELFFQDVRVPKENLLGQPGMGFAYLMQELPQERLTVGIGALASAEAALQWTLDYTRERKAFGKAVADFQNTRFKLAEMATEIQVGRIFIDRCLELHLQGKLDVPTAAMIKYWSTDLQCKVLDECVQLHGGYGYMWEYPVARAWADARVQRIYAGTNEIMKEIIARSLV
- a CDS encoding ClpXP protease specificity-enhancing factor — translated: MNSSRPYLVRALYEWIVDNDCTPHLLVNAEYPGVQVPPGFASDGQIVLNTSPSAVRHLHMDNQAVSFEGRFGGVAHSLYIPVAAILAIYARENGQGMVFDMEPSVASGPEEPGPDDDGPGGGESSRPSGRPSLKVVK
- a CDS encoding cytochrome b, giving the protein MSKFMEWVDARFPATKMWEDHLSKYYAPKNFNFFYFFGSLALLVLVNQIVTGIWLTMSFEPSAEGAFASVEYIMRDVEYGWILRYLHSTGASAFFVVVYLHMFRGLLYGSYQKPRELVWIFGMLIYLVLMAEAFMGYLLPWGQMSYWGAQVIISLFGAIPVIGDDLTQWIRGDYLISGITLNRFFALHVIALPLVLLGLVVLHILALHEVGSNNPDGVDIKKYKDENGVPLDGIAFHPYYTVKDIVGVVVFLFVFCFVVFFFPEMGGYFLEKPNFEAANPFKTPEHIAPVWYFTPFYAILRAVPDKLLGVVAMGAAIAVLFVLPWLDRSPVRSMRYKGWMSKIWLVIFCISFVILGVLGVLAPTPGRTLLSQVCTFLYFAYFILMPFYTRMEKTKPVPERVTG
- a CDS encoding cytochrome c1, translated to MKKLFAAFVFAALPALAMGAVSNYPLDKVDIDLRDKAALQDGARTFANYCMGCHAAQYQRYERVADDLGIPHEIMLDNLVFNDAKIGDHMKIGMRPDDAKAWFGAAPPDLTLVARVRGNDWLYTYLRTFYDDPSRPLGANNKVFPNVGMPNVLVALQGKQVIGCKQVQVVENGKKQFDPLTGTPITHEACDQLTIEPNTGTLSEAEFDEKIKNLVTFLAYSANPVKLKSQRIGTYVLLYLAFFFVFAYLLKREYWKDVH
- a CDS encoding NADP(H)-dependent aldo-keto reductase, giving the protein MEYRKLGRTGLDVSALCLGTMTWGEQNSEREGHAQIERAKASGVNFIDTAEMYPVPPRAETYSKTEQIIGSYFRQRGDRADWILASKIAGPGNGISHIRDGQLKFNRQHIVAALDASLKRLQTDWIDLYQLHWPERPTNFFGQLDYKHKDVEFTPLEETLEVLDEQVKAGKIRHIGLSNETPWGTMKFLQLAESRGWPRAVSIQNPYNLLNRSFEVGLAEVAIREQCGLLAYSPLAFGMLSGKYEGGARPAGARISLFSRFARYTNPQAEAACSRYVALAREHGLDPAQMALAFVTAQPFVTSNIIGATSLEQLDSNLASAELKLSEEVLAGIEAIHKAEPNPAP
- the rplM gene encoding 50S ribosomal protein L13, giving the protein MKTFTAKPETVKRDWFVVDAAGQTLGRLATEIASRLRGKHKPEYTPHVDTGDYIVVINAEQVRVTGAKTSDKMYYSHSGFPGGIKEINFEKLIARAPERVIETAVKGMLPKNPLGRDMYRKLKVYKGATHPHTAQQPQELKI